A single window of Prochlorococcus marinus XMU1410 DNA harbors:
- the acnB gene encoding bifunctional aconitate hydratase 2/2-methylisocitrate dehydratase: MKNLETLLKDYADHVAERAAKGIPPLPLNAEQTNCITKLLEEDSTYDSSYLLDLLINRVPPGVDEAAYVKASWLTAIVNSEKYCKSINPEKAIEILGTMIGGYNVNSLVEILKGENSLLAKKAAEVLKNIILVYDSANEIYELSQNNIYAKEVVNSWANAEWFINKKVLEKEITCLVFKVDGETNTDDLSPAVHATTRPDIPMHALAMLEFKKPDGLKILDNLKKQNLPIAYVGDVVGTGSSRKSAINSLIWHIGEDIAFVPNKKTGGIIIGSKIAPIFFNTAQDSGALPIEADVSQMKTGDIIKIYPYKGIIKKIEKDSNTEELISKFELYPSTLTDEIQAGGRINLMIGRSLTDKIRNKLDYQPSEIFTRPQNPTKSSAGFTQAQKIVGKACGLDGVRPGMTCEPIMTTVGSQDTTGPMTRDELKELACLGFTADLVMQSFCHTAAYPKPVDLLTHKELPDFISQRGGVALKPGDGIIHSWLNRMLLPDTVGTGGDSHTRFPLGISFPGGSGIVAFAAAIGSMPLNMPESVLVKFKGDLLPGITLRDLVNAIPLFAIKKGLLTVEKENKKNIFNGKIMEIEGLPNLKLEQAFELTDATAERSCAGSTILLSQETIQEYLKSNVCLLEKMIESNYEDSKSISRRINDMKNWLKKPSLVQPDSNAQYEEIIEIDLAKVTQPIVACPNDPDNVKEITDVANTNIDEVFIGSCMTNIGHYRAAAKVLEGVQNLKAKLWICPPTKMDEETLKAEGYYKIFEDCGARLELPGCSLCMGNQARVDEGSVVFSTSTRNFDNRLGKNAQVFLGSAELAAVCALLGKIPEIEEYQDITKNKINPYSDELYRYLQFDEIHDFSLTK, translated from the coding sequence ATGAAGAATTTGGAAACATTGCTAAAAGATTATGCAGATCATGTAGCTGAAAGAGCTGCCAAAGGTATACCTCCTTTACCTTTAAATGCTGAACAAACAAATTGTATTACAAAATTATTAGAAGAAGATAGTACTTATGATTCATCTTATTTACTTGATTTACTAATAAATAGAGTACCCCCGGGAGTTGATGAAGCTGCTTACGTAAAAGCAAGCTGGCTTACGGCTATTGTTAATTCCGAAAAATATTGCAAATCAATTAATCCCGAAAAAGCAATTGAAATACTTGGAACAATGATAGGCGGATACAATGTAAATTCTTTGGTTGAAATACTTAAAGGAGAAAATAGTTTACTCGCAAAAAAAGCGGCAGAAGTTTTAAAAAATATTATTCTTGTGTACGACTCGGCTAATGAAATTTATGAATTATCTCAAAATAATATTTATGCAAAAGAAGTTGTAAATAGTTGGGCAAATGCAGAATGGTTCATAAATAAAAAAGTTCTGGAGAAAGAGATTACTTGTTTAGTATTTAAAGTTGACGGTGAGACAAACACAGACGACTTATCTCCAGCTGTTCATGCAACCACACGCCCGGATATTCCAATGCATGCATTAGCAATGTTGGAATTTAAAAAACCTGATGGACTAAAGATTCTTGATAATTTAAAAAAACAAAATTTACCAATAGCTTATGTTGGAGATGTTGTTGGAACAGGAAGTTCTAGAAAATCTGCTATTAATTCACTCATTTGGCATATAGGAGAAGATATTGCTTTTGTTCCGAACAAAAAAACAGGTGGAATAATAATTGGCAGCAAAATAGCCCCAATTTTCTTCAATACTGCACAAGATTCAGGAGCTTTACCTATAGAAGCTGACGTATCTCAAATGAAAACAGGAGATATTATTAAAATATATCCCTATAAAGGCATTATTAAAAAAATTGAAAAAGATTCAAATACTGAAGAATTAATAAGCAAATTCGAGTTGTATCCATCAACTCTTACTGATGAAATTCAAGCTGGCGGAAGAATTAATCTTATGATTGGAAGATCTCTTACGGACAAAATTAGAAACAAATTAGATTATCAACCAAGTGAAATATTTACTAGACCACAAAATCCAACCAAAAGTAGTGCCGGATTTACTCAAGCTCAAAAAATAGTAGGCAAAGCATGCGGTTTAGATGGAGTTAGGCCAGGAATGACCTGTGAGCCAATTATGACCACAGTTGGTAGTCAAGATACTACTGGGCCAATGACTAGAGATGAATTAAAAGAACTAGCTTGTTTAGGATTTACTGCAGATTTAGTGATGCAAAGTTTTTGTCATACAGCTGCATATCCTAAACCAGTAGATCTACTTACCCATAAAGAATTACCTGATTTTATATCTCAAAGAGGTGGAGTAGCTCTTAAGCCTGGAGACGGCATCATTCATAGCTGGCTTAACAGAATGCTTCTCCCTGATACTGTTGGCACAGGTGGAGATAGTCATACAAGATTTCCTCTTGGCATTTCATTTCCTGGAGGCTCAGGCATTGTTGCATTTGCCGCTGCAATAGGATCAATGCCATTAAATATGCCAGAATCTGTGCTGGTTAAATTTAAGGGAGACTTATTACCAGGAATTACTCTTAGAGATTTAGTTAATGCAATCCCTCTCTTCGCAATTAAAAAAGGACTACTAACTGTTGAGAAAGAAAATAAGAAAAATATATTCAACGGGAAAATTATGGAAATTGAGGGATTACCAAACCTAAAACTTGAACAAGCTTTTGAACTTACTGATGCTACTGCAGAACGCTCATGCGCTGGTAGCACAATACTTTTATCCCAAGAAACTATTCAAGAATATTTAAAAAGCAATGTTTGCCTGCTAGAAAAAATGATTGAGAGCAATTATGAAGATTCAAAATCGATTTCAAGAAGAATAAATGATATGAAAAATTGGTTAAAAAAACCATCATTAGTTCAACCAGATTCAAACGCTCAGTATGAAGAAATCATTGAAATTGATTTAGCAAAAGTAACACAACCTATAGTTGCTTGCCCTAATGATCCAGATAATGTAAAAGAAATCACTGATGTTGCAAATACAAATATTGACGAGGTTTTTATAGGTTCTTGCATGACAAATATTGGTCATTACAGGGCAGCTGCAAAAGTTCTTGAAGGAGTACAAAATTTAAAAGCTAAATTATGGATTTGTCCACCAACAAAGATGGATGAAGAAACTCTAAAAGCTGAAGGCTACTATAAAATATTTGAAGATTGTGGTGCAAGATTAGAGTTACCAGGCTGTTCTTTATGTATGGGAAATCAAGCTAGAGTTGATGAAGGTTCCGTAGTATTTTCTACCAGTACAAGAAATTTTGACAATAGACTTGGCAAGAATGCGCAAGTATTTTTAGGGAGTGCAGAATTAGCAGCAGTTTGTGCACTGCTTGGGAAAATACCTGAAATAGAAGAATATCAGGATATTACTAAAAATAAAATTAATCCATATTCAGATGAACTTTATCGCTATCTTCAATTTGATGAAATACACGATTTCAGCTTGACAAAGTAA